TGTTGATGGGGCAATAGGCAGTCACGGCAAAGACGCTGTCCTTGAGGGTGCTCTTGGCACTGGAGCCGCTGCCGGTGATGCCGGCGGCTCCGATTTCAGCCAGATAGGGATAGTAGTCCGCGTTGTTGCCGCTGGCGGCCACCGTGGTGACCAGACCGCCGCCACCGCTGGTGCCGTTGATGACAAGACGCTCAGCGGAGCCGGGCATGGCCCCGTCGTTGAGGCGCAGGTAGCGGATGGCCGCCTTGGCGTCCACGATGCACGCGGGTGCCTTGCCCTGGTAGCTGCCATCGGCAGCCACGGCGCCGCGCCCGCGGGTGCCGGCGCTCACGATGACATAACCGGCCTGGAGGGCTTCGGCCACGGCCGCATTGTCATTGCCGGAGGTGGTGAGGTAGTCCGTGCCATCTGTCACCAGATCCTTGACGGGGCTGAGGAACCACCCGGCATTGTTGACCATCATCCACACCGCCGTGGTCTGGTTGCTGGCTGAGCTCTCGGGCACGTAGACGTAGAGCTGCTGCATGGCATAGACGGAGCTCATATCAGAGGTCTGGCCCATGCTGGTCTGGCTGAGCTGCATCTCCACCGGATTGGCGACGTACTGGATGGGACCGTACTTGCGCACGGCCATATCGGCGCCGTCCACCGTGATGTTGATGGTCGTGTAGGCTGTCGCGTCGAAGGCCAGGGCCTGGTCTTCCGCGTCCGTGGTGGTCGTGGTGGAGGCCGTGCTGCTGGCGTGGCTTCCGCCACAAGCGAGGGTCAGGAGGGAGGTGCCGAGGAGGAGGCCCATGGGGGCGAGGTACTTGAGACTGAGTCTTTTCACGGGTGTGTGTCCTTTTTGAGGTGCTTGGGTGTTGGGTGCGGGACTGGCTGGGTGCTCGTGCGGGTGGGTTCTGCTCTCACCTCCTGGATTCCCCCTGGGGCAGGCCGGGGGCCTGGCCGGTGGCAAAGGTCCTGATGGCCGGGGGAGGCTTTACCGGGGGACAGAAGGTCTCTGTCCGCAAATGCGGTCATCAGGGGTACTTGCCATCGGGCGTCTTATGTGTTCCGGGTGGGACTCCGTAATCCTAGGAAGGCTTCCCTCTGCTTGGCGATCACCCCGTACCGAAAGCACCGAGGTGGGGTCCAATCGCACAAAAGGGGCCTTGAACGGGCAGAGGGCCTGGGGCAGTGGCGGGTAGAATGAAGTCATGAAAGCCGCTGCCATTGCTGCAAATGCCCGCCGGAGGCTGGCCAATCCCGTCTATTGGGGGATGCTTCTGCTGATCGGGGGTGTCTGGACCCTCCTCTCCTTCGTCATGGGCTTCGGGATGCCCCCCCTGGAGGTCGCCCTCTCTCCGGTCTACTGGGGCATCCTCATCATCGTGATCTTCCCGGCCTCCTGGCAGTGGAGCGGCGATGACAGCCCCCACGCCCCCTTTGCCCAGGGGCTGGAGCAGTCCCTCGTCTGGCAGGTCGCCTGGATCATGGCCATACGGGGACTCGTCAAGGGAATGCAGATGGCCGGCCTCCTTTCCGTACCTGCCCTTCATGGGATCGATCCGACGGCCAGGGCCCGGGGCTTTTTCATCCATGGCTTCATCGTCCTCTGCTGCGGACTCCTGGTGGGGTGGCTCATCGCCCGCCAGGAGGGAGCCGAGGTCGCTGAGCAGCGGGCCCTGGAGGCGGCCGAGCAGGCCAGGATCCATGTCCTGCAATCCCAGATGAACCCCCATGTCCTGTTCAACGTCATCAGCGGTCTCTGTGAGCTGGCCAGGCCCACCGCTCCACTGGTGGAGCGGGCCCTGCTGGACCTCTCCGGGTTCCTGCGGGAGCTGCTGGACTACAGCGGCCTGGACCGGGCCCCCCTCTCGCGGGAGCGGCTCCTGGTGGAGCGCTACCTCCGCCTCGAGCAGATCCGGCTGGGGGAGCGCCTGCTCTGCACCTGGGACTGGGATCCGGCTCTGGAGGACCTGGAGCTGCCGCCCCTCCTCCTCCAGCCCCTGGTGGAGAACGCCATCAAGCATGGCATTGCCCCCAGGCGGGGGGGCGGGGAGCTGCGGATCCGGCTCTCGGGCCTACCCGGAAACCTTGAGCTTGAGGTTGCCAACACCGGGCGGGAGCTGGAACCGGGCTCTACCGAGGGGGTCGGTCTCAGGAACACCCGGGAGCGCCTCATGCACTTCCGGCGGGATT
The sequence above is drawn from the uncultured Holophaga sp. genome and encodes:
- a CDS encoding histidine kinase yields the protein MKAAAIAANARRRLANPVYWGMLLLIGGVWTLLSFVMGFGMPPLEVALSPVYWGILIIVIFPASWQWSGDDSPHAPFAQGLEQSLVWQVAWIMAIRGLVKGMQMAGLLSVPALHGIDPTARARGFFIHGFIVLCCGLLVGWLIARQEGAEVAEQRALEAAEQARIHVLQSQMNPHVLFNVISGLCELARPTAPLVERALLDLSGFLRELLDYSGLDRAPLSRERLLVERYLRLEQIRLGERLLCTWDWDPALEDLELPPLLLQPLVENAIKHGIAPRRGGGELRIRLSGLPGNLELEVANTGRELEPGSTEGVGLRNTRERLMHFRRDSLLSLHREGEWTRAVITLRGLP